The Nitrosomonas sp. PY1 genomic sequence ATATTCTTCCAAGGATATTTTTTGACTGCGTAAAAAATACCGCAGCTTAATCCACAATGCATCATTCTCAAGTAAGTCACTGGCATGCAGCATGATGAACCCACCATTGGCTTTCAGCAAACTACCCGCGGTAACGTGCGGAAAACTAAACTGCGGCTTTCCCTCCGCGAATGAACAATCTACATGCCCCAATAGCGACGCAACAGTCGAATTTTGTTCGATGATTACCGGAGCACCGGAGAGTTCGGCATTATCCACGATCAAATTGATTCGATGAGCAGACAATATGCTACTCAATGTTGTCCACCAATCGCTCTGTTGACTCTGTTTGTGTTGAAGAGTAGTCAAACACGCCACAACCTCAGCTTGCATTTGCTCAAAAAATGTACTCAGCCGGAGCTGCTCGTTTTGCGCTAACTGTAGCTCCGATTGAATTTCCGAAAAAGCTTCATCCATCAATATTTTGATTGCATCAAACTGAGCGGCTGAAGCAGCATCGCTAAAGTGCGCAAGAATGTTCGATGGTAAGGATCTTGTCATGCGCCAAAATGCACTCTGGAGCATACGTCCTTGTCCCGCTGGCAGATATAAGACTATTGATTTATTCTCAGCACACCCGCTATGCAATACGCATAAATCAGGCGGTACTGGTTGATTGTTAGCCACTTCAGTCAGTAATTGCTGCAACAAAGAGCGCCGCCCCGAACCAGGCTCACCCAGCACAAACAAATGATAGCCCGGTTGCTTCATAAGCAAACCATATCGCGCAGCCGTTTCGGCACGCTCCTGACCGATCCAACCTGCTGGTTGTTGTAACAACTCGGCGGTATCCGAGAAACCAAGAGATTCCGATTGAACCGCCACACGTAAATCAGAAAATTGAAGTAATGAAACCGTCATCATTCAACCATCGCAAAAGATAGCAAAGTGTTTAAAAGAAAACTTGTTATTGTACCTGCTCAAGGACTTACAGTCTTAAAATGATCTATTTTTTGGAATTCTTCTAGAAATTAAAAACCACGCTTAATCAATTACTTTCAACTTAGTAATCGAAATATTCCGATGAAAGTACTGATAGATAGCAGCATAGCATTTAGACAATCTTCTCAGTTTGAGTGCGTTAGCTAAGAAATGACCGTGCAAAAATCTCGAGATATGCTTAATCAACAGAAGTCTGGATTTTCATATTTTAATAAATTAATCTATCCTATCAATAATTACCTATAGGTTCCCATGAATTCCGAGTTAGATACAACATTACTTTCATTCGACGAGTGTGAGACACTGAAAGTACGGCAGCAATTGCTGGGGAAAATTGCTGCCGTGGGTGAATGGACTCACAGGTTCCTAGATGATGAAATAACTTGGTCTGGTTATCTCCACGATTTTTATGAATTGAATCATCCATTAACACCATCGAACCTACTCAACGATACACAGCTTTATCAAGGTGACGAAGCAATCAAAATGCGGTCGTTATTAGAGCGCGTTACCATCAACAAAGCAATGTTTTCCGATGAATTCAAAATCAACATGCCAGATGGGAGAATCAAATGGCACCGCACTACGATTCATCCCATTACTGATCAGCAAGGTAAATTGCTGGGGTTTTACGGCCTATTGCAGAACACTACTGATAGGAAGCAGGAGGAAGCAAACAACGAAAAACGATATGCGCTGTTTCAACATATTTTCGATCGATTGCCATCAGAATTAGTTGTCCTCAACAACGCAGGTCAATATTTGTATGCCAACCAGTCCGCAATCCAAAGCACGCTAAACTGTGGCACTCTGTTTGATCATCAACACTCTGAGTCGAGCGACCAATTAAACAAGCTAGGTAACTGGACTGTCGAATCGAAACGGAATGACGCAATCGAAGATTGTTTGCAAAATAAGAAAGCAGTCACCTTCGAGGAGAAAATTAACGATATCGATGGCTTGAGCAAAACAATGCTTCGTAATCTATATCCTTTGCTGGATCAAAAAGGCGAGGTAGAGTTTTTGATTGGCCACGGCGTCGATATCAGCGCAAGAAAACAAAGCGAGCTCGAACTACAGCGTATGGCGATTATCGCGGAAAAAACTAACGGCATTGTCATGGTGACCGATCCTGATCGGAAAATTACTTGGGTCAATCACAGTTTTGAGCAAATTCTAGGTTACCAAGCTGGGGAAATAATCGGCATCGATCCAGCTGATTTCCTGCAAGGACCAGAAACTTCGCAACGAACGATTCACGATATTGCCGAATCCCTGAAAGCCTCTGGTTCGTTCTCAGGAGAAATTCTGAACTACACCAAAGATGGCAAGCAAATCTGGCTTTATCTCAATATTACAGCCGTTTACGATGATCAAGGCAAATTGCTTAATTATATTGCCGTTGAGAATGACATTACCGTAATCAAACTGGCAGAGTAGCATCATCAAAAAGCCATGGAACGAGAGCGTGAATTAAACCAATTCAAAACACAACTCATCAATCTTGCTTCACATCAATTTCGCACGCCACTTGCCACCATTCGTTCCTGTATTGATTTATTGGATTTAAAACTAAAATCGACACATCTGAATGATGCGTTCCAAGGATTTTTTGCGAAACACAAAGCTATCATCGATGAAGAAACCACGCGCATGACTGAATTGATGGAAAATATCTTAGATATCGGCAGAATCGATGAAGGTAAAGTTGAATTATTCAAAAAAAACCTTCCCTTCAAAAAATTTATGGATGATTTTGTTCAATCTAATCAAGAACCGGGTGGAGAATATCGCAAATTAAGTTATCACTTTGATACTTCTGACAAGATCATCAGTATCGACGAAATCCTTTTGCGCAACGTTTTACGCAATATCGTCTCAAATGCCTATAAATACTCGCAAGGCAAGCCCGCTCCAGAACTCAAAGTAAACTTTAAAAAAAATGCCTATTGGATTACTGTCAAGGATTATGGCATTGGCGTTCCCGACAAAGATCAACCCTATTTGTTCGAATCGTTCTTTAGAGCTTCCAACGCGAGGATTTTTCCCGGAAGCGGTCTTGGTTTAATGATTTCCAAGAAATTGATCGCATTGCATGGCGGTAATATCCATTTTTCCAGTAAAGTAGGCGCGGGATGTTGCGTGACTATTCATCTACCTGCCTAGATCGTTCTTATGCGTGATAATCCCTTAATACTCTTGATAGAAGACGAGAAAGCATTGCGCGAAAATATATACGAAATCATTACACATTATGGATTCCAAGTAATTTCTTCGGCTAGCGGTGAAGAAGGTATCAGAATTGTTGAAAAATCTAAACCGGATATCATTATCTGCGACATCATGTTACCTGGAATAGATGGTCATGAGGTCTTGACCTCAGTGCGCGAGCAGTTACCCGCATTCACCGGTGCTTTCATTTTTCTCACTGCGAAGTCGACTCGTGCAGATACCCGAGCTGGCATGGATATGGGTGCCGATGACTACCTGACAAAACCTTTTACCAAAGAAGAGCTTATAAACAGTATCAAAGCCCGCATTGAAAAATCAGCAAAAATCCAAGCTCATACCCCATACTCGTTCGAGGATACGCTCACATTTACCGAGCTAGAAAAAATTGCTTTGCTTACTCCAGCAGAACGCAAAGTCATACGAGAAATCTCCAAAGGACTCACCACACCACAAATTGCTCAAAAACTTTTCTTGAGCCAAAAAACCATTGAAAACCATCGCACCAATATTTCCCGGAAATTAAATTTGAGCGGTCCGAATAGTTTAATCAACTTCGCGTTACGTCTGAAACCTTCATTAATAGATAATCACTAATACTCATCGCCAGTTTTCTACCGCTTTGACGTAACAATCAAGCAGCTGCTAAACATAGCCCTAGAATCTTGAATATCGCATACAAAATGAATGGATCCATTCATTGCAAAAAACATCGAACACGCTATGCTGTTGTTGGTATAAAAGTATTGCCAGGAACTAGGACAATCTTTGTTGTCTAAATACTTGGCCAATCTTGATACTGAGTTTCTATTAACAACCTAATAGGAGGAGAAAATGGCAACGACATATGGCACGAGTAGTGCGAGTAAGAGTGCTGATTATGACATGTCGCTGTGGTATGACTCAAAGTACTACAAATTAGGCATGCTGACGATGTTATTGGTAGCGATATTTTGGATATGGTATCAAAGGACATTTGCATATTCGCATGGAATGGATTCGATGGAACCTGAGTTTGACAAGGTATGGATGGGTCTGTGGCGAGTACACATGACACTGATGCCGCTGTTTGGGTTGGTGACATGGGGTTGGATTCTGAAGACTCGTGATACGAAAGAGCAATTAGACAATTTGGACACCAAGCTGGAGATCAAACGTTATTTTTACTGGATGATGTGGTTGGGTGTTTATTTGTTTGGTGTTTACTGGGGCGGAAGTTTCTTTACGGAACAAGACGCATCTTGGCACCAAGTGATTATTCGTGACACGAGCTTTACGCCAAGTCACGTAGTGGTATTTTACGGTTCGTTCCCGATGTACATTGTATGTGGTGTAGCGTCATACTTGTATGCGATGACCCGTCTGCCGCTGTATAGCCGTGGCACATCCTTCCCGTTGGTGATGGCAATTGCTGGTCCATTGATGATTCTGCCGAACGTAGGGTTGAACGAATGGGGACATGCATTCTGGTTCATGGAAGAATTGTTTAGCGCGCCATTACACTGGGGCTTTGTGATTCTGGGTTGGGCTGGTTTATTTTCGGGTGGAATTGCAGCACAAATCATTACCCGTTATTCAAACCTGACCGATGTAACCTGGAACAATGCTAGCAGAGAAATTCTGAATAACCGCATCGTTCCTTAATTTTTAGTTGATATACACATTCCATGGTTTATCGAAATAAACCATGGAATGGTCAAGCAAAATGCTTAATCAAATAGGAGGGATGGAACATATGATTACACTAGAAAAAATAACAGGACATGTTTTTATAGCGATTATCCTGTTTACATTGTATTCCGGATTGGCTACCGCGCATGGGAAGGTAGATCTAGATGCTGATGTTTGCGTACGCAACATATCCGGCAGTATGGTGCACTTAAGCACGTATCAACCACAATATGATCCCCAAGCCGAATATTGCACAGAAATTCCTAAAGAAGGTGAAACTTTATGGGTCTTAGATTTAATTGATCAGGCGCTGCGTAACATGCCAGTTGCAGTTAAAATTATGAGGGGTAGCGGTGCAAGTTTAAGCGATACCGTAACATCACTCTATTCTACCGATCACAGTGACGGAGTGATTAAAGGCGCATTCAATTTAGACGAAGGACAATATACACTTTTTGTGACTGGAGAAGGTACTCCTCCTTTACATTACGAATATCCATTAAGAATTCAGATGACCAATTACAAGGATCTATTTTTTTCATATGCGCCTTATATAATTATATTTCTATTGCTTGCTTTAATGACGGATAAAATCTTGAAACGCCGTAAATTAAGAAGCTAGGCTTAGAACTCTAACAACGATATCTTCTGAAGGTGTTAAGTTTTTGAGGGTAAACATACTGTAACTGCAAGGATTGCTTTCTGTCATCATATTTTTGATACAAAAGAGCTTAAAATCAGGTTTTTGAGTATCATCAACTTACCGTGAAAGAAATGGCTAGCACCCGGAATCATTACAATCGGCAGCGATTGGGGTGCTGCCCAAGCCATAATTGATTCAGGCACGACCACATCATCCTGATCGCCCTGAATAATCAAGGTATAGCGATTCTTTTCAGGCGGTATAGGAGCTTCCAAATGTACAACAGATGGCGCAACCAAAATGAGAAATTCTGGGTTCAGGGTCTGAGCAGCATGCAATTGAATAGCACCGCCAAAAGAAAAACCGGATAGCAACAAAGGCAAATCCAGTAAATCGCTATATTGTTCGCGAATATAATTCGTAATCGTTAGCACATCGACCAATTCCCCGATACCATGATCAAAAACTCCCTCGCTTTGACCAACACCACGAAAATTGAATTTTACCGTAACAAAACCTAGTTCTAACAAGGTATTGAATAATGTATGCGCCACCTTGTTATTCATCGTTCCACCATACAGTGGATGCGGATGCGCCACAATAGCAACTCCTTTGGGAGGAGCGCTAGGTCTAGCTAACACCGTTTCCAGCTTTCCGGCAGCACCTGCAACAAAAAACTTTTCAAGTCGATACGATTTCATTGGCACAGCATCTTAACCGCTATTAAACATAAGTTGTTGATCAAATCTTCAAGCGCTCGACAACATTGCCTTTCACCAAATGCTCATCAATGATTTCATCAATATC encodes the following:
- a CDS encoding PAS domain-containing protein — its product is MNSELDTTLLSFDECETLKVRQQLLGKIAAVGEWTHRFLDDEITWSGYLHDFYELNHPLTPSNLLNDTQLYQGDEAIKMRSLLERVTINKAMFSDEFKINMPDGRIKWHRTTIHPITDQQGKLLGFYGLLQNTTDRKQEEANNEKRYALFQHIFDRLPSELVVLNNAGQYLYANQSAIQSTLNCGTLFDHQHSESSDQLNKLGNWTVESKRNDAIEDCLQNKKAVTFEEKINDIDGLSKTMLRNLYPLLDQKGEVEFLIGHGVDISARKQSELELQRMAIIAEKTNGIVMVTDPDRKITWVNHSFEQILGYQAGEIIGIDPADFLQGPETSQRTIHDIAESLKASGSFSGEILNYTKDGKQIWLYLNITAVYDDQGKLLNYIAVENDITVIKLAE
- a CDS encoding sensor histidine kinase KdpD is translated as MERERELNQFKTQLINLASHQFRTPLATIRSCIDLLDLKLKSTHLNDAFQGFFAKHKAIIDEETTRMTELMENILDIGRIDEGKVELFKKNLPFKKFMDDFVQSNQEPGGEYRKLSYHFDTSDKIISIDEILLRNVLRNIVSNAYKYSQGKPAPELKVNFKKNAYWITVKDYGIGVPDKDQPYLFESFFRASNARIFPGSGLGLMISKKLIALHGGNIHFSSKVGAGCCVTIHLPA
- a CDS encoding response regulator transcription factor, with product MRDNPLILLIEDEKALRENIYEIITHYGFQVISSASGEEGIRIVEKSKPDIIICDIMLPGIDGHEVLTSVREQLPAFTGAFIFLTAKSTRADTRAGMDMGADDYLTKPFTKEELINSIKARIEKSAKIQAHTPYSFEDTLTFTELEKIALLTPAERKVIREISKGLTTPQIAQKLFLSQKTIENHRTNISRKLNLSGPNSLINFALRLKPSLIDNH
- a CDS encoding methane monooxygenase/ammonia monooxygenase subunit C, yielding MATTYGTSSASKSADYDMSLWYDSKYYKLGMLTMLLVAIFWIWYQRTFAYSHGMDSMEPEFDKVWMGLWRVHMTLMPLFGLVTWGWILKTRDTKEQLDNLDTKLEIKRYFYWMMWLGVYLFGVYWGGSFFTEQDASWHQVIIRDTSFTPSHVVVFYGSFPMYIVCGVASYLYAMTRLPLYSRGTSFPLVMAIAGPLMILPNVGLNEWGHAFWFMEELFSAPLHWGFVILGWAGLFSGGIAAQIITRYSNLTDVTWNNASREILNNRIVP
- a CDS encoding alpha/beta hydrolase, whose translation is MKSYRLEKFFVAGAAGKLETVLARPSAPPKGVAIVAHPHPLYGGTMNNKVAHTLFNTLLELGFVTVKFNFRGVGQSEGVFDHGIGELVDVLTITNYIREQYSDLLDLPLLLSGFSFGGAIQLHAAQTLNPEFLILVAPSVVHLEAPIPPEKNRYTLIIQGDQDDVVVPESIMAWAAPQSLPIVMIPGASHFFHGKLMILKNLILSSFVSKI